The Gossypium hirsutum isolate 1008001.06 chromosome D02, Gossypium_hirsutum_v2.1, whole genome shotgun sequence region AACCAAGTGCGCGCAGTGTCACACCGTAGATAAAGGCGCTGGTCACAAGCAAGGTCGGTCAGATCTGATTTTGTTCTTCTTTGAATTCAGTTATTTTTATCAAACTTCTCAACTTTTTGCTTTTATTAGTTAATCATATGCTAGCAATCTTATATCAAATTTATTTCATGTTCATATCTTTTAAATGTTTAGTAAGAATTATTTGGTCATTTTCTATTCTCAGATTCAGTAACTTTTTAGATCGTATATGTGAACTGATAGAGGCtcttgaatttgaaaaaaaaagaactttttaAGTGCCTAGATTACTTAGATTTGCATTGAAACAAGGCGATTCACACTGGATTCTATGTTGATATAGATCTATTCTTGATACAATTTGATGTTTTAGCTTCTACTACTTTTTGAAGTTCAGGGAAGAATAAGttgagaatttttaaatttgcaGGGCCAAATTTGAATGGGCTTTTCGGGAGGCAGTCCGGCACAACTGCGGGATACTCTTATTCCGCTGCTAACAAAAATATGGCTGTGGTTTGGTCAGAGAACACATTGTATGACTACTTGCTTAATCCTAAGAAGGTATGTCGGATTCCTTTCTTTTTGTGTGTGTATGTAATCGGTTGTGCTTGTTATTGCATGTTTGTAACTACTCAATATATTCCTTGACTTTGTGTGTTCATTGTATGGATCAtataatgattttgaaatataatattaaCTAGAGCTGCTAGTTTCCTTGTTAAACTCTGCAGCTTATCTTTGAACTTCCATTTGGGGTCATATATTTAGAGGCTTTATTATTCATTGGTAATATTAGCTAATTATGCGTTTCAAAAGAACATGAGAAAGATTAGTTCTGTAAGATAGGATTGGTTCTACTGTGTGTTAGGGTCAAACCAACATGAGAAACTGATGATATAGAGTAGTTGATATGATTACCTTGTCAGCAGCACAATGTTAATAATAGCTTGTTAATCAGATCTTGTTGCTATTGTTTAGCATCAAAAGGTGATTCCTTACAAGATTGTTCTTAAATGATGGTAGTGTAGTCATTGATGTTGACTTCTGTTGCTGTACCTATGCTTTCTAGGTAGTTTATCTCAGTTCAGGAAGATCTCTTTTATTCATATTCTTGATTATTTATTGCTGCTTTAAATTAGCTATTACTATGTCTGCATTTCGGTGGTTTTATTGCTTTTGGTGTTATTAGCTGGTTTTAGTTCCAAAAAAAAACAACACGTGTGCACAGGCTTAGTTAAGTATGAAGTAGATATATCTACACTAGCTTAGCTGATATGCCTTGATTTGAATCTTGGTTTGTGAGAAAAGTACCTTCTCATATTATCTTTTAGGAAAACCCAAACTAACAAATATCTGTTGACGAACTAGTTAAGTAAAAggataattgaataaaatgataCAATAAATCACTGAGTTcattaatcaattaaaattaaatgcttcctaataaatTTGACATTGAATTGACCCCTTCACCTTCGGTCTCGATTGAATTAAAAATGGGTTATTATGATCTCGAGCAAGCCGCTATGGTGAAATCGGTAATTCGGTATACATGCTGCTCTTAGGAAGTAGTGCTAGAGCATCTTGGTTCGAGTCTAAGTGGTGGCATAATATCATCTAAAAGGGATAGAATTAAGCCTTATAGTGAATTTAATTCCTGATTTCCTTTCTATAAGATCTAGAAACTTGCTTTTCTtcattaattttatgattttttccaACTTTAGAGCATGTATTAACTCATATATTTTTCAACCGTTTCATTGTAGCTATAATTCATTTTTTAACCTTATTCTTATTAGTATATGAAGTTGTAGGACTATATGATTCATTAACTcataattttcattcatttcaattgCAATTGCAATTGTTTTTTGACCTTATTCTTATTAGTATATGAAGTTGTAGGACTATATGATTCATTAGAGAAGGGAATGATAGTTACCTTTTTTTCTGGAACGAGATACTGCTTGTTCTTCtaattaaccttttattttattttttttaagaaaaagtgaTTTCCATGATATTGAAAGATAGGTTTGAATTTATAAAAACTAACAACTTGGGTTTGtgtcaaattgtaaaattcatatatttgtgAGTGAACAAGGCGATTAGAATTAGTCTCGGATGGCTGTAATGTGTATTATCCATACAACTGAGCTTGGTTGACTGGAATGTGTATTATCCGTACAATTAGAATTATTTAGTTAAACCAATGATACGGTATTTGATCAGAAAGCTAGTATTTCATCCGACAcgcatattttttaatttccaaTAGATTTATATCGTTGGTTAATGTGTTGTGTGTTGTTCACTGTTTAAGAAATCCTGTTTAAGCAGTTATACCATCCATACATAGTGTTTTGATCTAAATTGCTGGGTTAAAATTGCTTTTGTAGTATATTCCTGGGACAAAGATGGTTTTCCCTGGATTGAAGAAGCCGCAGGATCGTGCCGATCTCATTGCATATCTCAAGGAATCAACTGCCTGATGGGTGTGCTTTATATCAGCTATTTTGGAACAAATGAAAGAGTTTTTGatcaatgattttttttctttttgttacatGATATAAAAACTAGGCGATTCGCATAATAAAAGGAAAACAGCTCCAATATAAATTGGGTTTTGGAGTTGAATCGAGTACTGTAAGACCAATCACATGAAAAGTGAGGCATTTCAAACTTTCATGATTTATTTAGGCTCCAACAGTTTCACTGTTAGGTGCTGTTAACTTGTTTATCTTAATTCTTGATGGGATTTGGATGATTTGCTTGGTAGTCTGGTAGGTGTAGTGCAAATATTGATTTGAACTTTGTTTAGGGCATTGAATATCTCATCCTTTTTTCAAGAGTGAATAACTCTTTTAAATTGGTTTTCAGGTTTCTTCTATTGCTCAAATAATAATCAACACACTTGTTTTTGTAACTATGTCCATCCGAACATCAATATTGCATACCCCTAGTGAATGGGGAAGAGGTTGAATACCATATTTTCCATATACTTACATTTGAAGCTGTAGTCAATAATAATATCATGGCATATGTAACTCAATTTTGAATGAATCATAAATAAAGGAAATAGGACATTGCCAAATGGCAATTAAATTGCAGCAGAAATTAGGAAtgggttttttttctttaattattcaaatttgaatATACAAATTTCTTTGAATATTGAAATTCGAGTCTAAGTACGATATCCAAATTTGAATATGCTAAAAttctttatatttataaaattaaaattataggtaTTTTGTAATTAATGGATTGGGATATCCAAAATCGAATATTGTTAGAAATGGAAGGTTTAGAATATTACTGTAAAATTATAAGAAACTTTTGGAAACAGTGTGTCTGAAAGAGAATGTATAGAATTAACTGGGTCAATGATTTTGAAGGCTTTCATGCATAGTATTTGTAGGAGTTTTTTTGAAATACATGAAACTTCAACATCCACCTTCGTATTTAAATAAACAGCGTAGATTCATATAATAGATATTCAAAGCATCTATCCGTATCCACTTcaaatttataaacaaatttcaTCCGGATATTATTTAAATGCACAATCCAAATTACCATTTCTATCATAAACTGAAGTTTGGGCCAGGTGTGCCCCTCGTCTAGCATTAAAAATAAATGGTCTACCTCCCTAAAGAAAACAACTAGGGTTAAATTCTTTCATTAGTCCTCGTAAATTATAGATTTAAtcgttatattttaatttatttatttttaatttttatatttttttaaattttcaatcctgatcaaattataattattaaattgattaaattcaaacttaaaattttgaaatttaaaaaattcaacaatccAGCAAATAACATAATTGGACGGGACAACAAGTATAGAATAAATACACGACGGGCACTGACATTCCTCTGATTGGTTAGTTGTCGAAATTCTGACGTTTATTGAACGATTTAAGTAATTATTAAAAGGTTTGTTCGTATGCGAGGgttgttcatgttttcttttacaTATGCACCAAAGTTGTAATATTCAGTGAATGATTGAAGTAAATGGGAGGGGTTGGtgtatttgttttatttacttCACATGTGATGTACTTCAAATTACTAGGTAAAATTTAAGACAGGCACTCatcaatcaaaataaaaacagCTCTCTCGTTGGGCTGTATTTGTTGCATGatttcataaatataattattttatattatacagCTGATTAAAACTAATCATATACAGccctatattttataatattgccTACAATGACAATcaaactaatatatataaataatgaaagATTTATTCATGTGGGCTTTACCTTTAATAGAGCACACAATATTATGCTACTAAATAAATGATATTTATGAAAGTTATAGTATTTACAATTATAAGTACGAGTCGATTGAGTATTAGTTCAATTGACATGGAtattgttgccaatgcaggagCTAGAACGTGAATTTGAGTGCACTGAATAAACTcgttatcctcttatttatgggttgaatttatcatttaatattatttgatgtaatgtttttttattataaataattataattataattataataaacaaataaggTTGAATAATTACTTCTAAAAGGATGAAAAAACCTAGCCAGGTAGGAGAATGAATCATGACCAATGCCCTCACTGATTCTCCTTCCCCTCCTTTTAAAGGAatctcaatttaattttcaaataatggAGTCTTGTTTGTTCCTTTCTTCTTAATTTCTCTCTCTGTCGGTTTGCCCTCTACTTTTTCAATGCAACAACAGAAgctatttaatcaaataaatttatgGGTAGTAAAATGAAAGGATTAAAAAAACCAAAGATGTTGAAAGTGATGCAACACACATATCacgtagaaatatttattttcttcgtTGTCAACGTCGGAACATGGTGACACGCATTGAACTACATGTGCTTATAAGCTGGCCATATACAATTATCGTCTCTCAAAATTTGTCCCCACTTTGGCTTTTTAATTTCCCCATTAATTTCCACTTTCTTCCCTACACCAAACAATGACGACTAAAAGCTCCAAATATAAATTATTCCTGACACAGCTCATACACCCTTTAACGCATCAAATTTAGGTGGTGTTTTCTTTTCATCTTCCTACTACCCTTTGATTTCCCTTTCAGTGTTTTGTGATAAACAATAGTTTTTAGACTATTAATTTACTTCTCTCTTTGCTATATTACCCTTCAATTCCTAGTCGGCTGCAGCGGCAATTTCTTCTCTTTGTCTCCGTGTTTTCAGTCACTTTCCCCATGTTGCTGTCGAAGAAACAACCCTCTGCTGCTGCAACTCAATGGATAGAGAAAGTCAAATACCATAAAAATAGAGATTCCTACTTCAAGTTCTTGGGCAATCCTCACTTTAGATACACTGCCTTTCTTTTGGTGTTTCTTTCTTTATGGTTTTTGTTACAAGTCTTTTGGTTCCCACCCACAAAACCCACCCAAACCAAGTTCTCCACCACCACCCCAAAGCCATCGGCCGGGAAATGTAATGGGGATGTCGCGGTTTATGTGTATAATTTGCCGGCGGAGTTTAACCTCGGTCTTCTCGATGATTGTAGCCATTTGAATGTTTATACCAATATGTGTCCGCATGTGGCTAACCATGGTCTAGGTCAGCCGTTGGACAACATGGACCTTCAGTCGAGTGACTCGAACCCCTGGTTCGCTACCCATCAGTTCATCGCCGAGATGATATTCCATGCACGTGTGGAAAACCATCCGTGTCGCACGTGGGATCCTTCCAAGGCCAATTTGTTCTACGTACCTTTCTACGGCGGCCTGCATGTGTCCAGCAATTTCCGCGAACCAAACCACGCGATTCGCGACGCATTGGCCGTGAGATTGGTAGACTTCCTCCAAGCTCAACCCACGTGGCGGAAGAAAAACGGGAAGGACCACTTCCTTGCACTAGGGAGAACCTCATGGGATTTCATGAGAGCCAACAGTGGACCTGACTTTGGGGCAAACTGTCTTCTCAACCTGCCATGTGTTAAAAACATGTCGGTGCTGACCGTGGAGAGAAACCCCTGGAAAGGTTCAAACCAACACGGTATCCCGTACCCTTCATACTTCCACCCTTCCACGTCAGATCAAATGATGACGTGGCAGAACATGATGCAACAGTCAAACCGACCCTACTTGTTCTCCTTCATTGGTGCGCCACGTAAAGGCGTTGGTAAAGCAGCCATTAGAGACGAAA contains the following coding sequences:
- the LOC107908554 gene encoding cytochrome c yields the protein MASFEQAPPGNAKAGEKIFKTKCAQCHTVDKGAGHKQGPNLNGLFGRQSGTTAGYSYSAANKNMAVVWSENTLYDYLLNPKKYIPGTKMVFPGLKKPQDRADLIAYLKESTA
- the LOC107908547 gene encoding probable xyloglucan galactosyltransferase GT17 → MLLSKKQPSAAATQWIEKVKYHKNRDSYFKFLGNPHFRYTAFLLVFLSLWFLLQVFWFPPTKPTQTKFSTTTPKPSAGKCNGDVAVYVYNLPAEFNLGLLDDCSHLNVYTNMCPHVANHGLGQPLDNMDLQSSDSNPWFATHQFIAEMIFHARVENHPCRTWDPSKANLFYVPFYGGLHVSSNFREPNHAIRDALAVRLVDFLQAQPTWRKKNGKDHFLALGRTSWDFMRANSGPDFGANCLLNLPCVKNMSVLTVERNPWKGSNQHGIPYPSYFHPSTSDQMMTWQNMMQQSNRPYLFSFIGAPRKGVGKAAIRDEMIKQCMESTQCKILKCDHGNPKCYNPSEILKVMRESRFCLQAPGDSFTRRSTFDAILSGCIPVFFSRHTAYTQYSWFLPEEASKYSVYMDEQSEESKRIEEVLMKIPKEEVDTMRATVIDMIPRLTYAHPNASHSDLGFEDAVDVALQALAQHVRDKV